The Pseudomonas sp. FP2309 genome has a window encoding:
- the trpD gene encoding anthranilate phosphoribosyltransferase produces the protein MDIKTALSRIVGHLDLTTAEMSDVMREIMTGQCTDAQIGAFMMAMRMKSESIDEIVGAVSVMRELADKVELKTLDGVVDVVGTGGDGANIFNVSTASSFVVAAAGCTVAKHGNRAVSGKSGSADLLEAAGIYLNLTPVQVARCIDNVGIGFMFAQSHHGAMKHAAGPRKDLGLRTLFNMLGPLTNPAGVKHQIVGVFSQALCRPLAEVLQRMGSKHVLVVHSKDGLDEFSLAAPTFVAELKNDQITEYWVEPEDLGMKSQSLHGLAVESPAASLELIRDALGRRKTENGQKAAEMIVLNAGAALYAADHAYSLKEGVALAHDALHTGLAREKLEELGAFTAVFKMENEG, from the coding sequence ATGGATATCAAGACTGCCCTGAGCCGTATCGTCGGCCATCTGGACCTGACCACCGCTGAAATGAGCGACGTGATGCGCGAAATCATGACCGGTCAATGCACTGACGCGCAGATCGGCGCGTTCATGATGGCCATGCGCATGAAGAGCGAAAGCATCGATGAAATCGTCGGCGCCGTTTCGGTGATGCGCGAATTGGCGGACAAAGTTGAGCTCAAGACCCTCGACGGTGTGGTCGACGTGGTTGGCACCGGCGGTGACGGTGCGAATATCTTCAACGTGTCGACGGCGTCGTCGTTTGTGGTTGCGGCGGCGGGTTGCACCGTGGCCAAACACGGTAACCGTGCGGTGTCGGGCAAGAGCGGCAGCGCCGACCTGTTGGAAGCGGCGGGTATCTACCTGAACCTCACGCCGGTGCAGGTGGCGCGTTGCATCGATAACGTCGGCATCGGCTTCATGTTCGCCCAGTCGCACCACGGTGCAATGAAACACGCCGCCGGCCCGCGTAAAGACCTGGGTCTGCGTACCCTGTTCAACATGCTCGGCCCGCTTACGAATCCGGCCGGTGTGAAGCACCAGATCGTCGGAGTGTTCAGCCAGGCGCTGTGCCGGCCATTGGCCGAGGTGCTGCAACGCATGGGCAGCAAGCATGTGCTGGTGGTGCACTCCAAAGACGGCCTGGACGAGTTCAGTCTGGCCGCGCCGACCTTCGTGGCGGAGCTGAAGAATGACCAGATCACCGAGTACTGGGTCGAACCCGAAGACCTGGGCATGAAAAGCCAGAGCCTGCACGGTCTGGCGGTGGAAAGCCCGGCGGCGTCCCTGGAACTGATTCGTGATGCCTTGGGTCGACGCAAGACCGAGAACGGTCAAAAGGCAGCGGAGATGATTGTTCTGAATGCTGGCGCGGCACTTTACGCAGCCGACCATGCCTATAGTCTTAAAGAAGGTGTCGCATTGGCCCACGATGCACTGCACACCGGTCTGGCTCGCGAGAAGCTCGAAGAACTCGGAGCATTCACCGCCGTATTCAAGATGGAGAATGAAGGATGA
- the trpC gene encoding indole-3-glycerol phosphate synthase TrpC, producing the protein MSVPTVLEKILARKAEEVAERRARVSLSELEAQAKAADAPRGFANALIAQAKKKQPAVIAEIKKASPSKGVIRENFVPAEIAASYEKGGATCLSVLTDIDFFQGSDLFLQQARAACKLPVIRKDFMVDPYQIVEARALGADCVLLIVSALDDVKMAELAAVAKSVGLDVLVEVHDGDELERALKTLDTPLVGVNNRNLHTFEVSLENTLDLLPRIPRDRLVITESGIVNRADVELMEISDVYSFLVGETFMRAENPGAELQRLFFPERGVSVSGSTLD; encoded by the coding sequence ATGAGCGTGCCGACCGTTCTGGAAAAAATCCTTGCCCGCAAAGCCGAAGAGGTCGCCGAGCGCCGCGCGCGCGTGAGCCTCTCGGAGCTTGAAGCCCAAGCGAAAGCGGCCGATGCGCCGCGCGGTTTTGCCAATGCCCTGATCGCTCAGGCGAAAAAGAAGCAGCCGGCGGTGATTGCCGAGATTAAAAAGGCCTCGCCAAGCAAAGGCGTGATCCGCGAGAACTTTGTACCGGCTGAAATCGCGGCCAGCTATGAAAAGGGCGGCGCGACGTGCCTGTCGGTACTGACCGATATCGATTTCTTCCAGGGCTCCGACCTGTTCCTGCAACAGGCCCGCGCCGCGTGCAAGTTGCCGGTGATCCGCAAGGATTTCATGGTCGATCCGTACCAGATCGTCGAAGCCCGTGCGTTGGGTGCCGATTGCGTGTTGTTGATCGTCTCTGCCCTGGATGACGTGAAGATGGCCGAATTGGCCGCCGTGGCCAAAAGCGTCGGCCTGGATGTGTTGGTGGAAGTACACGACGGCGATGAGCTGGAGCGTGCGCTGAAAACCCTCGACACGCCGCTGGTGGGGGTCAACAACCGTAATTTGCATACTTTCGAAGTCAGCCTGGAAAACACCCTCGACCTGCTGCCGCGCATTCCACGCGACCGCCTGGTGATCACCGAGAGTGGCATCGTCAATCGCGCCGACGTGGAGTTGATGGAAATCAGCGACGTGTATTCGTTCCTGGTGGGCGAGACGTTCATGCGTGCCGAAAACCCGGGCGCCGAACTGCAACGTCTGTTCTTCCCGGAGCGTGGTGTGTCGGTCAGCGGTTCGACTCTGGACTGA
- a CDS encoding lipoate--protein ligase family protein — protein sequence MTQPVKMTVEAGLAAEQALLAAVCAGDQAFGLLFWQPSDQALVMPRRLSRLPHFDKASQLSADAGWPVLLRETGGEPVPQSAATVNIALVYAPPRSEGDQGRIETGYQRLCQPICDLLIELGGDASVGEIDGAFCDGRYNVNLDGRKMVGTAQRWRQSGGRPVGLVHGALLLDNDREALIAAVNRFNEACGLDQRVRADSHIALHEVFPAPDAIGRLDTLYRQMLASFLPV from the coding sequence ATGACTCAGCCCGTAAAGATGACTGTCGAAGCAGGGCTCGCCGCCGAGCAGGCTTTGCTGGCGGCAGTGTGCGCAGGTGATCAGGCGTTCGGTCTGTTGTTCTGGCAGCCCAGCGATCAAGCCTTGGTCATGCCGCGTCGCCTCAGTCGCCTTCCCCATTTTGATAAGGCCAGCCAGCTCTCGGCTGACGCCGGTTGGCCGGTGCTGCTGCGCGAGACCGGTGGCGAGCCAGTGCCGCAGTCGGCCGCCACGGTGAATATCGCCCTGGTCTACGCACCGCCGCGCAGTGAAGGCGACCAGGGGCGTATCGAAACCGGTTACCAACGTTTATGTCAGCCGATCTGCGACTTGCTGATCGAGTTAGGCGGCGATGCCTCTGTGGGTGAAATCGATGGGGCGTTTTGCGACGGTCGCTATAACGTCAATCTCGATGGCCGCAAAATGGTCGGCACCGCCCAGCGCTGGCGGCAAAGCGGTGGGCGCCCGGTGGGGTTGGTGCACGGAGCGTTGTTGCTGGATAACGATCGCGAAGCGCTGATTGCCGCGGTCAACCGTTTTAATGAAGCGTGTGGTCTCGACCAGCGTGTGCGGGCCGACAGTCATATTGCCCTGCACGAAGTCTTCCCGGCGCCGGACGCCATTGGCCGGCTGGATACCTTGTACCGTCAGATGCTGGCCAGTTTCCTGCCGGTTTAA